The following coding sequences lie in one Alicyclobacillus curvatus genomic window:
- the kdpC gene encoding potassium-transporting ATPase subunit KdpC, with product MVNFWRAFRFTIVFAILLGLIYPLFVTGVGNVLFPFQAKGSIVDAKGHAVGSLLIAQNVTSPGLFHPRPSAVNYNASGSGGSNLGPTNPALVQEVKNNLQVVEQQNPGTPVATIPPEMVESSASGLDPDISVQDAMIQVPRISKATGISEAVLTDLINRYKQGPVLGIWGTHMVNVMQLNLVIEQRLGQ from the coding sequence ATGGTCAATTTCTGGCGCGCGTTTCGGTTTACGATTGTCTTTGCCATACTCTTGGGGCTTATTTACCCGCTGTTTGTTACAGGCGTCGGCAACGTCCTGTTTCCGTTTCAAGCCAAGGGAAGTATCGTTGATGCCAAAGGTCATGCTGTGGGTTCACTGCTGATTGCACAAAACGTGACCAGTCCCGGTTTGTTTCACCCACGCCCGTCTGCAGTCAATTACAACGCGAGTGGTTCTGGAGGGTCAAACCTTGGACCGACGAATCCTGCGTTGGTCCAAGAAGTAAAGAACAATTTGCAAGTCGTGGAACAGCAAAACCCCGGGACTCCTGTTGCAACAATCCCACCTGAAATGGTGGAATCATCAGCTTCAGGGCTTGACCCGGACATTTCAGTACAGGACGCCATGATTCAAGTACCGCGCATCTCAAAAGCCACAGGCATCAGTGAGGCCGTTTTAACGGATCTCATCAACCGGTACAAGCAAGGACCGGTGCTTGGCATCTGGGGCACTCACATGGTCAACGTGATGCAACTGAACCTGGTGATTGAACAACGCCTAGGACAGTAA
- a CDS encoding DUF5348 domain-containing protein — protein MKGHLEFSPLFGRWYFMNEETECPLHCGYAVELRVGDRYYPGRMEFCDEGWYVILQEDPRRRVSFVLKRKCTYAARLPW, from the coding sequence ATGAAAGGGCATCTTGAGTTCAGTCCACTTTTCGGACGGTGGTATTTCATGAACGAGGAGACGGAGTGTCCTCTACACTGTGGCTATGCCGTAGAATTACGAGTGGGAGACAGATACTACCCTGGGAGAATGGAGTTCTGTGACGAGGGCTGGTATGTAATCCTTCAGGAGGACCCACGTAGACGTGTATCTTTCGTGTTAAAACGCAAGTGCACTTATGCCGCCCGCCTTCCGTGGTAG
- the tadA gene encoding Flp pilus assembly complex ATPase component TadA codes for MMTEFFRFTREPFDRDIPVEDLVLFHNHNELCARLMYAAEHRQIALVTGDTGTGKTTAIRAVMKRMDDSRYRFLYIANAGLTPKTLYRVILERLQIQPKFRQVDNQVLTHQVLEESYQKGRQVVIVVDEAQDLDPQMLAEFRFLNNFKADSFSPISLWLVGQSELRETMKLRILSALSGRIHIRYHMTGLTESEVHDYISKQLACVGEEKMIFSADAVKLIAKTSQGNPRMMNTLCRGALLDAATREEQVVDTSHVERAWMEVNG; via the coding sequence ATGATGACTGAGTTCTTTCGTTTTACAAGAGAACCGTTTGACCGGGATATCCCCGTTGAAGACTTAGTACTGTTTCACAACCACAATGAACTCTGTGCGAGGCTTATGTACGCAGCAGAGCACCGCCAAATTGCTTTGGTCACTGGTGACACCGGTACTGGTAAAACAACAGCAATCCGCGCTGTCATGAAACGAATGGATGATAGCCGGTACCGATTTCTGTACATTGCCAACGCAGGACTGACACCAAAGACCCTATACCGTGTCATCCTGGAACGCCTACAGATTCAACCAAAATTCCGGCAGGTGGACAACCAAGTACTCACTCACCAGGTGCTCGAAGAGAGCTACCAGAAAGGTCGCCAAGTTGTCATTGTCGTAGACGAAGCCCAAGACCTAGACCCGCAGATGCTTGCTGAATTTCGGTTCCTGAACAACTTTAAAGCAGACTCATTTTCTCCAATTTCCCTTTGGTTGGTGGGCCAGAGTGAACTGCGGGAAACGATGAAGCTTCGAATTCTTTCTGCGTTGTCGGGACGTATTCACATCCGTTACCACATGACGGGACTGACTGAATCCGAGGTTCATGACTATATCTCAAAACAGCTGGCTTGTGTAGGCGAGGAGAAAATGATCTTTTCCGCAGATGCAGTGAAACTGATTGCGAAGACGAGTCAGGGGAATCCGAGAATGATGAACACACTGTGCCGTGGTGCGTTACTGGACGCGGCAACCCGTGAAGAACAGGTTGTGGACACAAGCCACGTGGAACGAGCATGGATGGAGGTGAACGGGTAA
- a CDS encoding DDE-type integrase/transposase/recombinase, giving the protein MDDEMRRQIALFRYGLIAPLLQQSPRGAQKAMLEAVAKQTYTLPNGEVRRFSERTLERYLASYRTDGLDALYPEQRADQDRPRVLPQSVIERAITLRKEQPLRTVEQLIVMLETEGLAPEGFIRRSTLAAHLRKAGAERAKTLRKQRTWQRYTANEVHEIWQCDVCDSLRIPDPASSGKMRVARLVAVLDDKSRYICYAFFSFRENLPALEHALKKAIISHGTPRVFYCDNAKIFQSTQLSEVAARLGFEIRHSRPFLPQGRGKLEKFFGYMERSFRPEAELCVQRGTIANLDDLNHYFSAWLEKMYHQRVHSTLKKRPVVVMESHGSLRFVDPVVLEDAFQWTYAAKVDKTACIRVQGNTYEVEPILVGQTVSLRYDPYNLAHIQVWWDGKQYADAVPLKLRRHTDKRVTQADAKTEGPTVKPGISFLETISTHREQERKEKLGRTSFVRTTKEGEWT; this is encoded by the coding sequence ATGGATGATGAGATGCGACGGCAAATCGCTCTGTTTCGCTATGGGTTGATTGCTCCGCTACTTCAGCAATCCCCACGCGGTGCACAGAAAGCGATGCTTGAAGCGGTAGCGAAGCAAACCTACACATTGCCAAATGGAGAGGTGCGGCGATTCTCAGAACGAACGTTGGAGCGGTATTTAGCCAGCTACCGGACAGATGGATTGGATGCTCTGTATCCAGAACAGCGAGCGGACCAAGACCGGCCGCGTGTGCTCCCACAAAGTGTGATTGAACGGGCGATTACTCTACGTAAGGAACAGCCTCTACGTACAGTGGAACAGCTGATTGTCATGCTTGAAACAGAGGGATTGGCACCCGAGGGATTCATTCGTCGCAGTACGCTTGCGGCCCACCTGCGCAAAGCAGGAGCTGAGCGAGCAAAGACGCTTCGTAAACAGCGGACGTGGCAACGGTACACCGCGAACGAAGTGCATGAAATCTGGCAGTGTGACGTTTGTGATTCGCTTCGAATCCCTGATCCGGCTTCTTCCGGGAAGATGCGCGTGGCAAGGTTAGTTGCGGTACTTGACGACAAGAGCCGTTACATCTGCTACGCCTTCTTTTCGTTCCGAGAGAACCTCCCTGCTCTAGAACACGCCTTGAAGAAGGCGATTATCTCTCACGGGACACCCCGTGTGTTCTACTGTGACAACGCGAAAATTTTCCAATCCACACAGTTGTCCGAGGTGGCTGCACGACTCGGCTTTGAGATTCGCCATTCACGCCCATTCCTCCCGCAGGGCCGCGGGAAATTAGAAAAATTCTTTGGTTACATGGAACGTTCGTTTCGGCCAGAAGCTGAACTCTGTGTGCAACGCGGCACAATTGCGAATCTCGACGATTTGAACCACTACTTTTCCGCGTGGTTAGAGAAGATGTACCACCAACGCGTTCACAGCACACTGAAGAAACGGCCAGTTGTTGTCATGGAGTCCCATGGCTCGTTGCGGTTCGTGGACCCAGTCGTTCTTGAGGATGCGTTTCAGTGGACGTACGCCGCCAAAGTGGACAAAACAGCGTGTATTCGGGTACAAGGCAACACTTATGAGGTCGAACCGATTTTGGTCGGTCAGACCGTTTCGCTTCGCTATGACCCCTACAACCTTGCCCACATACAAGTCTGGTGGGATGGCAAGCAATATGCAGATGCTGTTCCTCTCAAACTGCGCCGTCACACCGACAAACGTGTAACCCAGGCTGATGCAAAGACGGAAGGACCAACCGTAAAACCAGGCATCTCTTTCCTTGAAACCATTTCTACGCACAGAGAGCAGGAACGAAAAGAGAAGTTAGGCCGGACGTCATTTGTGCGTACGACGAAAGAAGGTGAATGGACATGA
- a CDS encoding histidine kinase, with amino-acid sequence MSSNTGEVFGTNPGQLKIFIGAAPGVGKTYTMLREAVSLKERGIDVVIGYVDVRDRPETRAQMDGLEVLPRKIIHFHHRVFEEVDIEAITERGPDVVVIDELAHSNAPGSMFPKRYMDVEYLLDMGISVLTTVNVQHIEGIHDEAEEITGIPVRELIPESLIKRADEVSVIDVTPETLRQRLRDGSIYPADRVDQALQNFFRKSNLSGLRELALRVVAEDVDERLERSYSRRRIPGPVGAKEVIMVCVSHYPRAVKLIGRGDRMAARMKADMYVLFIAGGGEDSLSEKERANLVKLKTLADECEGEFIIEPRNDRKTGEVIADVASRYNVTQIVIGQPAPDRKWELWRENPVRYLLRNLRYTDLRIVGWRDPPDTMLKLPKSSEVQSDGSQSPRLRGRLTIYVGAAPGVGKTYKMLQDARDWRKRGWDVVIGLIETHGRAETAAQIGDLEVISKREILLEGGRTYDEMDVDAIVRRKPSIVLVDELAHTNVPGCRREKRYQDIQYLLEQGINVVTAVNVQHLESLHDKVEHITGIKVRERIPDWFMKLAREIKLIDVTPETLQQRLVEGRIYARDKIERALDNFFQTANLAALRELALLEVADDVDQRIDRARKSRKWSQDTERILVCVNHRPHSEKLIRRGWRIADRLQAELWVLVVSSEEVMNPEDERDFAKIKHLSEQFDANFLSRPAVNHNIGLTIVQTAMELEVSQLVAGQPLAQRGVFSRFRPNPPDYVLEHAEFVDLHIVAYERD; translated from the coding sequence ATGTCATCGAACACTGGGGAAGTCTTTGGCACAAATCCGGGGCAACTTAAGATTTTTATTGGCGCTGCCCCAGGTGTAGGGAAGACCTACACGATGCTTCGGGAAGCCGTATCTTTGAAAGAACGGGGCATCGATGTTGTGATTGGCTACGTAGATGTACGAGACAGGCCGGAAACAAGAGCACAGATGGACGGCCTGGAGGTCCTCCCGCGGAAAATTATCCACTTCCATCACAGGGTCTTCGAAGAGGTGGACATTGAAGCGATTACAGAACGAGGTCCTGACGTTGTCGTCATTGATGAGCTGGCGCACAGCAATGCCCCAGGCTCTATGTTTCCAAAGCGATATATGGATGTCGAATACCTGCTCGACATGGGAATCTCCGTCCTCACAACAGTCAATGTGCAGCACATTGAAGGGATTCACGACGAAGCAGAGGAAATCACGGGCATCCCTGTCCGAGAACTCATACCGGAATCTCTCATCAAACGCGCAGATGAAGTGTCCGTCATCGATGTCACTCCGGAAACACTGCGCCAGCGTTTGCGGGATGGGAGCATTTATCCAGCAGACAGGGTTGACCAGGCACTGCAGAATTTCTTCCGCAAGTCGAACCTGTCCGGTCTTCGTGAACTGGCCCTGCGCGTGGTAGCGGAGGACGTGGATGAGCGTCTTGAGCGCTCCTACTCAAGACGCAGGATTCCCGGCCCAGTAGGTGCCAAAGAGGTCATTATGGTTTGCGTCAGCCACTATCCTCGGGCCGTAAAATTGATTGGCCGCGGTGACCGCATGGCAGCGCGCATGAAGGCGGATATGTACGTGCTGTTTATTGCAGGAGGCGGCGAAGATTCTCTTTCGGAGAAGGAGAGGGCCAATCTCGTCAAGTTAAAGACCTTGGCGGATGAGTGCGAGGGGGAGTTCATTATCGAGCCTCGCAATGACAGGAAAACCGGTGAAGTCATTGCCGATGTAGCCTCACGTTACAACGTGACTCAGATTGTCATCGGGCAGCCGGCGCCAGACCGCAAATGGGAACTCTGGCGAGAAAATCCGGTGCGCTATCTGCTTCGCAACCTGCGCTATACAGACCTTCGAATTGTAGGGTGGCGAGATCCGCCGGACACGATGTTGAAGCTGCCGAAATCAAGCGAGGTGCAGAGCGACGGCAGCCAGTCTCCACGTCTTCGCGGAAGACTGACCATTTACGTCGGAGCCGCCCCTGGAGTTGGTAAGACGTATAAAATGCTTCAGGATGCGCGGGACTGGCGCAAGCGTGGTTGGGATGTGGTCATCGGCTTGATTGAGACGCACGGTCGAGCGGAAACGGCGGCTCAGATTGGTGACTTGGAGGTCATTTCAAAAAGGGAAATTCTGCTCGAAGGAGGACGGACGTATGACGAGATGGACGTCGACGCCATTGTGCGCCGCAAACCATCGATTGTCCTCGTTGATGAATTGGCGCATACAAACGTCCCCGGTTGCAGACGAGAGAAGCGGTATCAAGACATCCAGTATCTGCTTGAACAGGGCATTAACGTTGTGACCGCTGTCAACGTCCAGCACCTTGAGAGTTTGCACGATAAAGTCGAGCACATTACAGGGATCAAAGTTCGCGAACGTATACCAGACTGGTTCATGAAGTTGGCCCGCGAAATCAAGCTGATAGACGTCACTCCAGAGACCCTGCAACAAAGGCTCGTGGAAGGACGCATCTATGCGCGAGACAAGATAGAACGCGCGCTTGACAATTTCTTTCAAACGGCGAATTTAGCCGCGTTACGCGAATTGGCGCTGCTGGAAGTGGCGGATGATGTGGACCAGCGCATCGACAGGGCAAGAAAGTCAAGAAAATGGAGCCAGGATACGGAGCGCATCCTTGTCTGCGTCAACCACCGCCCCCATTCTGAAAAGCTCATTCGTCGCGGCTGGCGGATTGCCGACCGCCTCCAGGCGGAACTTTGGGTACTCGTCGTCTCGAGCGAAGAGGTCATGAATCCCGAAGATGAGCGTGATTTCGCGAAGATTAAGCATTTAAGTGAACAATTCGACGCCAATTTTCTCTCGAGGCCTGCTGTCAATCACAACATTGGTCTGACGATTGTACAAACGGCGATGGAACTTGAGGTCTCGCAACTGGTCGCGGGCCAACCGCTCGCACAGCGCGGGGTGTTTTCACGCTTTCGACCGAATCCTCCAGATTACGTTCTTGAGCATGCCGAATTCGTTGACCTGCACATTGTCGCCTATGAACGAGACTAA